A single genomic interval of Nocardioides nitrophenolicus harbors:
- a CDS encoding class F sortase, whose translation MSPVRRIAVAAALTVALAGAAVPGASARTPEPRVRAAVSCATPAGPLSPASISIPAIDRSVGVVRVRRTPSGAVGTPPVTKRGKWLMGLDPQVRPGEGEGTVIMAAHTWPDDSALGNALLRSLAVGDRLVLANGAGSATACYQVTKRKKYGATKVPRKKAFRWWGPEQLVIVVCSGKRLGPGRWTHRTIWYATPVSDG comes from the coding sequence ATGAGCCCCGTCCGTCGTATCGCCGTCGCCGCCGCGCTCACCGTCGCTCTGGCCGGGGCCGCCGTCCCCGGCGCGAGCGCGCGCACGCCCGAGCCGCGGGTGCGCGCCGCCGTCTCCTGCGCCACGCCGGCCGGCCCGCTCTCCCCGGCGTCGATCAGCATCCCGGCGATCGACCGGAGCGTCGGCGTGGTTCGCGTGCGTCGTACCCCGTCGGGCGCTGTCGGGACGCCGCCGGTCACCAAGCGCGGCAAGTGGCTGATGGGCCTCGACCCGCAGGTCCGGCCGGGTGAGGGCGAGGGCACCGTGATCATGGCGGCGCACACCTGGCCCGACGACTCCGCGCTCGGCAACGCGCTGCTGCGCTCGCTGGCCGTGGGCGACCGGCTGGTGCTCGCCAACGGCGCCGGCTCGGCGACGGCCTGCTACCAGGTCACCAAGCGCAAGAAGTACGGCGCGACCAAGGTCCCGCGCAAGAAGGCGTTCCGCTGGTGGGGGCCCGAGCAGCTGGTGATCGTGGTGTGCTCGGGCAAGCGGCTCGGTCCGGGACGCTGGACGCACCGCACGATCTGGTACGCGACGCCCGTCTCCGACGGATGA
- a CDS encoding response regulator transcription factor, whose product MVEVQEGGPAYWRVAIVEDHRLQRLRTEELLTRQAGLRVVHSVETLDELVSWMAGGTPQSLPHLVVLDLVVDRGRDADPAVVERLVRSGMRVLVLSAMASVPLVRAMIRAGVSGFVGKRDTEEDIVAAVWAVLRRRQWITPELASVMAGDAQRPRLSDQEERALVLYASGLTLDAVAAALGVKRDTVKKYLERVKAKYAEVGRPVRTKIDLNREAIRDGLMSPAPLDGQSGAS is encoded by the coding sequence GTGGTCGAGGTGCAGGAGGGCGGACCGGCGTACTGGCGGGTGGCGATCGTCGAGGACCACCGGTTGCAGCGGCTGCGTACCGAGGAGCTGCTCACCCGGCAGGCCGGACTGCGGGTCGTGCACTCGGTCGAGACCCTCGACGAGCTGGTGTCCTGGATGGCGGGCGGCACGCCGCAGTCGCTGCCGCACCTGGTCGTGCTCGACCTCGTCGTCGACCGCGGCCGCGACGCGGACCCGGCCGTCGTCGAGCGGCTGGTGCGATCCGGCATGCGCGTCCTGGTGCTCTCGGCGATGGCCTCGGTGCCGCTCGTGCGCGCCATGATCCGTGCCGGAGTCTCCGGTTTCGTGGGGAAGAGAGACACCGAGGAGGACATCGTCGCCGCGGTGTGGGCCGTGCTCCGGCGCCGCCAGTGGATCACCCCGGAGCTGGCGAGCGTGATGGCCGGCGACGCCCAGCGGCCCCGGCTCAGCGACCAGGAGGAGCGGGCCCTGGTCCTCTACGCGTCCGGCCTGACCCTCGACGCGGTCGCCGCCGCGCTCGGCGTCAAGCGAGACACGGTCAAGAAGTACCTGGAGCGGGTGAAGGCCAAGTACGCGGAGGTGGGGCGTCCGGTGCGGACCAAGATCGACCTCAACCGGGAGGCGATCCGCGACGGGCTGATGAGCCCCGCTCCCCTCGATGGACAATCCGGTGCGAGCTGA
- a CDS encoding SdrD B-like domain-containing protein — translation MTSGPSGRALLPRRAVARLTALAAVAAGAVTFTATGPVAAPAQAASTDDALTVRVIRDMGGNGQYDPVIDLPFAGATVTVTDAFGATANLVTDANGIATLPAGDTRLTGGKYRVDVANPDPTRFEPAVASFDDPADTPSATRLSSNQEFVDLTDGDVAVTTGFWRPRDYCQSNPQVANACQPGMFNHADSDSVDTSPRDTLFLKNYTSVSYEDIAQSETTSEAGTGTGTVYGIAYDRIRKNVFSAAYAKRNGAYGPLGAGGIYVTDPATGTTKAFATVPNAGTTPHDFTTVADGGDEDAAFAAVVGKESLGAIVMSDDYSKLFVVNMADKKVYVYDATDTSGAAVALTSFPIPQPTPACATADDWRPMGLGEDEGTLYVGGVCSGETEATAANPRPDSMRAVVLTFDEDTYALTGQPINKQLNTYTRAGDGYHCMGNAGWYAWNTQLWCGGNGQSAVSTPMLGKIVVEANGDLDLAFRDRNGDMGGVNLERELVGGAAVYPYTQVGGGLNKACLEGGNYVLDVDGGCGVAVTTPNASWFYDTTVIHPNGTFAGMTMSRAEVGLIIDEMDGGGAINTQAITVKNRGTGDTVHGQTIGEASGFGTNYGKGQGLADMDVLCDLAPIQIGNRVWYNDAATGDQQPGELPVVGATVNLYDEQGNLVATTTTNDKGEYYFDSRDVEGLTYNSKYVIKMDNPDDYEPGAPLDPAVWQLTKSGTDEGDSKATLVGGFPTVPVTTGDPGQNDHSFDIGFTPIPKIHVVKYDGRLAGPPGGALSHANNQASPTVYQAGSDGMTGPQPVKMIVTNNGSAALGNVVVSDQTLGQPAMTGLTCDFSALGGPATGTTWGGIFEPGDSFPCVGSVNLEAGQDHGDEIKVVADQFNPITGLKVEGAAPVTDADRYYATTGYHPEIVITKRDKKTGTEADTKKTAMTFKPGKTRKIEMPATNVGTAPVHDVTVSDKTLKGADITDFKCTFPDGTTAKANKKGVVTWKASFGANPKTWKPGVTFYCTAKLTLKANAPLHADKITIKGVGPKGEKLKDKDKFHAKTGAVAGTPATGARQLPETVQQ, via the coding sequence GTGACGTCAGGACCTTCTGGGCGCGCTCTGCTCCCGCGCCGAGCGGTGGCCCGGCTGACCGCGCTCGCCGCGGTCGCGGCCGGCGCGGTCACCTTCACCGCGACCGGCCCGGTCGCCGCCCCGGCGCAGGCCGCGAGCACGGATGACGCACTGACCGTGCGCGTCATCCGCGACATGGGCGGCAACGGCCAGTACGACCCGGTCATCGACCTCCCCTTCGCCGGCGCCACGGTCACGGTGACCGACGCGTTCGGCGCCACCGCCAACCTGGTGACCGACGCCAACGGCATCGCGACGCTGCCCGCCGGTGACACCCGGCTCACGGGCGGCAAGTACCGCGTCGACGTGGCCAACCCCGACCCGACCCGCTTCGAGCCGGCCGTCGCCTCGTTCGACGACCCGGCGGACACCCCGAGCGCCACCCGGCTCTCGTCGAACCAGGAGTTCGTCGACCTGACCGACGGCGACGTCGCCGTGACCACCGGCTTCTGGCGCCCGCGCGACTACTGCCAGTCGAACCCGCAGGTCGCCAACGCCTGCCAGCCCGGCATGTTCAACCACGCCGACTCCGACTCGGTCGACACCAGCCCGCGCGACACGCTGTTCCTCAAGAACTACACGTCGGTCAGCTACGAGGACATCGCCCAGTCGGAGACCACCTCCGAGGCCGGCACCGGCACCGGCACGGTCTACGGCATCGCCTACGACCGGATCCGGAAGAACGTCTTCTCGGCGGCCTACGCCAAGCGCAACGGCGCCTACGGCCCGCTCGGCGCCGGCGGCATCTACGTCACCGACCCCGCGACCGGCACGACCAAGGCGTTCGCGACGGTGCCCAACGCCGGCACCACGCCGCACGACTTCACCACCGTCGCCGACGGCGGTGACGAGGACGCCGCGTTCGCCGCGGTCGTCGGCAAGGAGTCGCTCGGCGCCATCGTGATGAGCGACGACTACTCCAAGCTCTTCGTCGTCAACATGGCCGACAAGAAGGTCTACGTCTACGACGCCACCGACACCTCCGGTGCGGCCGTCGCGCTGACCTCCTTCCCGATCCCGCAGCCCACGCCGGCGTGTGCGACGGCCGACGACTGGCGCCCGATGGGTCTCGGCGAGGACGAGGGCACCCTGTACGTCGGAGGCGTCTGCTCAGGCGAGACCGAGGCGACCGCGGCCAACCCGCGTCCCGACTCGATGCGCGCGGTCGTCCTCACCTTCGACGAGGACACCTACGCGCTGACCGGCCAGCCGATCAACAAGCAGCTCAACACCTACACCCGCGCCGGTGACGGCTACCACTGCATGGGCAACGCCGGCTGGTACGCCTGGAACACCCAGCTGTGGTGTGGCGGCAACGGCCAGAGCGCGGTCTCGACCCCGATGCTCGGCAAGATCGTGGTCGAGGCCAATGGCGACCTGGACCTGGCCTTCCGCGACCGCAACGGCGACATGGGCGGCGTCAACCTGGAGCGCGAGCTCGTCGGCGGCGCCGCGGTCTACCCCTACACCCAGGTCGGCGGCGGCCTCAACAAGGCCTGCCTCGAGGGCGGCAACTACGTCCTCGACGTGGACGGCGGCTGTGGGGTGGCGGTGACCACGCCCAACGCGTCCTGGTTCTACGACACGACCGTGATCCACCCGAACGGCACCTTCGCCGGCATGACGATGAGCCGGGCCGAGGTCGGCCTGATCATCGACGAGATGGACGGTGGCGGGGCGATCAACACCCAGGCCATCACCGTCAAGAACCGGGGCACCGGTGACACCGTGCACGGCCAGACCATCGGCGAGGCCAGCGGCTTCGGCACCAACTACGGCAAGGGCCAGGGCCTGGCCGACATGGACGTGCTGTGCGACCTGGCGCCGATCCAGATCGGCAACCGGGTCTGGTACAACGACGCCGCCACGGGCGACCAGCAGCCGGGCGAGCTCCCGGTGGTGGGCGCCACGGTCAACCTCTACGACGAGCAGGGCAACCTGGTCGCCACGACCACGACCAACGACAAGGGCGAGTACTACTTCGACTCCCGTGACGTCGAGGGCCTGACCTACAACTCGAAGTACGTCATCAAGATGGACAACCCCGACGACTACGAGCCGGGCGCCCCGCTCGACCCCGCGGTCTGGCAGCTGACCAAGTCCGGCACGGACGAGGGCGACAGCAAGGCGACGCTCGTGGGCGGCTTCCCGACGGTTCCGGTCACCACCGGCGACCCGGGCCAGAACGACCACAGCTTCGACATCGGCTTCACGCCGATCCCGAAGATCCATGTCGTCAAGTACGACGGTCGCCTGGCAGGGCCTCCGGGTGGCGCGCTGTCGCACGCCAACAACCAGGCCTCGCCGACGGTCTACCAGGCGGGCTCGGACGGGATGACCGGTCCGCAGCCGGTGAAGATGATCGTCACCAACAACGGCTCGGCCGCGCTCGGCAACGTGGTGGTCTCCGACCAGACGCTCGGCCAGCCGGCGATGACCGGCCTGACCTGTGACTTCTCGGCGCTGGGTGGACCGGCGACGGGGACGACCTGGGGTGGCATCTTCGAGCCGGGCGACTCGTTCCCCTGCGTCGGCTCGGTCAACCTGGAGGCCGGTCAGGACCACGGTGACGAGATCAAGGTCGTGGCCGACCAGTTCAACCCGATCACCGGGCTCAAGGTCGAGGGCGCGGCTCCCGTGACCGACGCGGACCGCTACTACGCGACCACCGGCTATCACCCGGAGATCGTGATCACCAAGCGGGACAAGAAGACCGGGACCGAGGCCGACACCAAGAAGACGGCGATGACGTTCAAGCCGGGCAAGACCCGGAAGATCGAGATGCCCGCCACGAACGTCGGCACCGCTCCGGTGCACGACGTGACGGTGAGCGACAAGACGCTCAAGGGCGCCGACATCACCGACTTCAAGTGCACCTTCCCGGACGGCACGACCGCGAAGGCGAACAAGAAGGGTGTGGTGACCTGGAAGGCCAGCTTCGGCGCGAACCCGAAGACCTGGAAGCCGGGCGTCACCTTCTACTGCACCGCCAAGCTCACCCTCAAGGCCAACGCTCCGCTGCACGCGGACAAGATCACCATCAAGGGTGTGGGTCCGAAGGGCGAGAAGCTGAAGGACAAGGACAAGTTCCACGCCAAGACCGGCGCGGTTGCGGGTACCCCGGCGACGGGTGCGCGACAGCTTCCTGAGACCGTTCAGCAGTGA
- the pntB gene encoding Re/Si-specific NAD(P)(+) transhydrogenase subunit beta codes for MDIISITGAAYIVAALLFILSLAGLSKHESAKNGLTFGIVGMAVALVATVAGVIDVSEYVDDRALVIVLMLGAIAIGAAIGLWRARIVEMTGMPELIALLHSFVGLAAVAIGWNGHILGSHEPLPSLINIHEAEVAIGIFIGAVTFTGSIVANLKLSAKISSAPLMLPGKNFINVGSLVLFAVLTAVYVAMDTHDSTGATILLAVITLLALALGWHLVASIGGGDMPVVVSMLNSYSGWAAAASGFLLGNDLLIVTGALVGSSGAYLSYIMCKAMNRSFISVIAGGFGIEAGPADDKDYGEHREIQADAVAELLSGASSVVITPGYGMAVAQAQYPVADLTAKLRAKGVDVRFGIHPVAGRLPGHMNVLLAEAKLPYDIVLEMDEINDDFPDTDVVLVIGANDTVNPAASEDPSSPIAGMPVLEVWNAKDVIVFKRSMAAGYAGVQNPLFFRENSQMLFGDAKDRVEDIVRALG; via the coding sequence ATGGACATCATCTCCATCACCGGTGCGGCCTACATCGTCGCCGCGCTGCTGTTCATCCTCTCGCTGGCGGGCCTGTCCAAGCACGAGTCGGCCAAGAACGGCCTGACCTTCGGCATCGTCGGCATGGCCGTCGCCCTGGTCGCGACCGTCGCCGGCGTGATCGACGTCAGCGAGTACGTCGACGACCGCGCGCTGGTCATCGTCCTGATGCTGGGCGCGATCGCCATCGGCGCCGCGATCGGCCTGTGGCGCGCCCGGATCGTCGAGATGACCGGCATGCCCGAGCTGATCGCGCTGCTGCACTCGTTCGTCGGCCTCGCCGCCGTCGCGATCGGCTGGAACGGCCACATCCTCGGCTCCCACGAACCGCTGCCGAGCCTGATCAACATCCACGAGGCCGAGGTCGCGATCGGCATCTTCATCGGCGCGGTGACCTTCACCGGCTCGATCGTCGCGAACCTGAAGCTGTCGGCGAAGATCTCCTCGGCGCCGCTGATGCTGCCGGGCAAGAACTTCATCAACGTCGGCTCGCTCGTGCTGTTCGCCGTCCTCACCGCGGTCTACGTCGCGATGGACACCCACGACAGCACCGGCGCGACCATCCTGCTCGCCGTGATCACCCTGCTGGCGCTCGCGCTGGGCTGGCACCTCGTCGCCTCCATCGGCGGCGGCGACATGCCGGTCGTCGTGTCGATGCTCAACTCGTACTCCGGCTGGGCCGCGGCCGCGTCGGGCTTCCTGCTCGGCAACGACCTGCTCATCGTGACCGGCGCTCTGGTCGGCTCCTCCGGTGCCTACCTGTCGTACATCATGTGCAAGGCGATGAACCGCTCGTTCATCTCCGTGATCGCGGGCGGCTTCGGCATCGAGGCCGGCCCCGCCGACGACAAGGACTACGGCGAGCACCGCGAGATCCAGGCCGACGCCGTCGCCGAGCTCCTGTCGGGCGCGTCCTCGGTGGTCATCACCCCGGGCTACGGCATGGCCGTCGCGCAGGCGCAGTACCCCGTCGCCGACCTCACCGCGAAGCTGCGGGCCAAGGGCGTCGACGTCCGCTTCGGCATCCACCCCGTCGCGGGTCGCCTCCCGGGCCACATGAACGTGCTGCTCGCCGAGGCCAAGCTGCCCTACGACATCGTGCTCGAGATGGACGAGATCAACGACGACTTCCCCGACACCGACGTCGTCCTGGTCATCGGCGCCAACGACACGGTCAACCCGGCCGCGTCCGAGGACCCGTCGTCCCCGATCGCCGGCATGCCGGTGCTCGAGGTCTGGAACGCCAAGGACGTCATCGTCTTCAAGCGCTCCATGGCCGCCGGGTACGCAGGCGTGCAGAACCCGCTGTTCTTCCGCGAGAACAGCCAGATGCTGTTCGGTGACGCGAAGGACCGCGTGGAGGACATCGTCCGCGCGCTCGGCTGA
- the upp gene encoding uracil phosphoribosyltransferase, which produces MRTLVVDHPLVAHKLTVLRNKDTDSPTFRSLADELVTLLAYEATRDVRVEATQIETPVAPTTGIRLATPRPLVVPILRAGLGMLDGMVRLLPTAEVGFLGMVRNEETLEATTYAERLPEDLSGRQCYVVDPMLATGGTLAAAIRFLVDRGADHITAVCLLAAPEGCARLEQELGDLEIPVTIVTAAMDERLNDKGYIVPGLGDAGDRMYGIAAG; this is translated from the coding sequence ATGCGCACCCTGGTCGTGGATCACCCCCTCGTCGCCCACAAGCTGACCGTGCTCCGCAACAAGGACACCGACTCCCCGACCTTCCGGTCGCTGGCCGACGAGCTGGTCACCCTGCTCGCCTACGAGGCGACCCGCGACGTCCGGGTCGAGGCGACGCAGATCGAGACCCCGGTGGCGCCGACGACCGGCATCCGGCTCGCCACCCCGCGCCCGCTCGTCGTACCCATCCTGCGGGCGGGACTCGGCATGCTCGACGGCATGGTCCGACTGCTGCCGACCGCCGAGGTGGGCTTCCTGGGCATGGTCCGCAACGAGGAGACCCTCGAGGCCACGACGTACGCCGAGCGCCTGCCGGAGGACCTGTCCGGCCGCCAGTGCTACGTGGTCGACCCGATGCTCGCGACCGGCGGCACCCTCGCCGCCGCGATCCGCTTCCTCGTCGACCGGGGTGCCGACCACATCACCGCCGTCTGCCTGCTGGCCGCTCCGGAGGGCTGCGCGCGCCTCGAGCAGGAGCTGGGCGACCTCGAGATCCCGGTGACGATCGTGACCGCCGCGATGGACGAGCGGCTCAACGACAAGGGCTACATCGTCCCCGGCCTGGGCGACGCCGGGGACCGGATGTACGGCATCGCCGCCGGCTGA
- a CDS encoding right-handed parallel beta-helix repeat-containing protein produces MIRPALATAVVAALLVALLSACGSGDEPGAPGGPAEGAAVVRVPQDAATIQKAVDAVAEGGLVLVSPGTYRESVVVRTPDVTVRGTDRNGVVIDGDGLRPQGVVGIADGVRVQNLTVRNHTFYGVLVTGLHDDNGPRANTDDGYENFDPEEFPPLQRFQIDHVTAADNGLYGIYAFNAQHGVIRDNYASGSADSGFYVGQCRACDILVTGNVGERNAVGFENANASEPMMVVGNRFSSNRVGMTFLSDYQEAFIPEKGDVVAGNLVVDNAHAQTPAQADGGFGIGIGISGGTENQFVRNRIEGHPRTGVAVSHNSDLPALANTFTGNAYDGNRVDFADISSSATPGVGNCPERGSSTLPAGLAGAACDASTQGAAADPAALVAFAPAPAGISFLEVPMPPDQPGMSDVEQAPDPLPATVAMPDLASIPVPPRSLFADLLWEAS; encoded by the coding sequence ATGATCCGACCGGCTCTCGCGACAGCGGTGGTCGCGGCCCTGCTGGTCGCGCTCCTCAGCGCCTGTGGCTCGGGCGACGAGCCCGGCGCTCCTGGCGGCCCGGCCGAGGGCGCCGCCGTCGTGCGGGTGCCCCAGGACGCGGCGACCATCCAGAAGGCGGTCGACGCGGTCGCGGAGGGCGGCCTGGTCCTGGTCTCGCCCGGCACCTACCGGGAGAGCGTGGTGGTCCGCACCCCGGACGTCACCGTCCGCGGCACGGACCGCAACGGCGTCGTCATCGACGGCGATGGGCTGCGTCCGCAGGGCGTGGTCGGCATCGCCGACGGGGTGCGGGTGCAGAACCTCACCGTGCGCAACCACACCTTCTACGGCGTGCTGGTGACCGGGCTGCACGACGACAACGGACCGCGCGCCAACACCGACGACGGCTACGAGAACTTCGACCCCGAGGAGTTCCCGCCGCTGCAGCGCTTCCAGATCGACCACGTGACCGCGGCCGACAACGGCCTGTACGGCATCTACGCGTTCAACGCCCAGCACGGTGTGATCCGCGACAACTACGCCAGCGGCTCGGCCGACAGCGGCTTCTACGTCGGTCAGTGCCGGGCCTGCGACATCCTGGTCACCGGCAATGTCGGCGAGCGCAACGCCGTCGGCTTCGAGAACGCCAACGCGTCCGAGCCGATGATGGTGGTCGGCAACCGGTTCAGCTCCAACCGGGTCGGGATGACCTTCCTGTCCGACTACCAGGAGGCGTTCATCCCCGAGAAGGGCGACGTGGTGGCCGGCAACCTGGTCGTCGACAACGCCCACGCGCAGACGCCGGCGCAGGCCGACGGAGGCTTCGGGATCGGGATCGGGATCTCCGGCGGCACCGAGAACCAGTTCGTCCGCAACCGGATCGAGGGACACCCCCGCACCGGCGTGGCCGTCTCCCACAACAGCGACCTGCCGGCGCTCGCCAACACCTTCACCGGCAATGCGTACGACGGCAACCGGGTCGACTTCGCCGACATCTCCTCGTCCGCGACGCCGGGGGTCGGCAACTGCCCGGAGCGGGGGAGCAGCACGCTGCCCGCCGGCCTGGCCGGTGCCGCCTGCGACGCGTCGACCCAGGGCGCCGCCGCGGACCCGGCCGCGCTGGTGGCCTTCGCACCCGCGCCCGCGGGCATCAGCTTCCTGGAGGTGCCGATGCCCCCCGACCAGCCCGGGATGAGCGACGTCGAGCAGGCGCCCGACCCGCTGCCGGCCACCGTCGCCATGCCCGACCTGGCGAGCATCCCGGTGCCGCCGCGTTCCCTGTTCGCCGATCTGCTGTGGGAGGCATCATGA
- a CDS encoding Re/Si-specific NAD(P)(+) transhydrogenase subunit alpha encodes MLIGIPRESKQGETLVAATAKTVTQLTNLGYDVIVESGAGDLADQPDSAFLEAGVRVGSTQEVWAADVVVKVNAPSDEEIGRLRQGATIISMMAPGRSPELLERLRAQGVTALAMDAVPRISRAQSMDVLSSMANVAGYRAVVEAAHEFGRMFTGQVTAAGKIPPARVFVVGAGVAGLAAIGAASAMGAIVRAFDVRPEVAEQVESMGAQFVHVEMEQEVSSDGYAKEMSEAQVAATAAMYDEEARAADIVITTALIPGRPAPSLLTAETVAAMRNGSVIVDMAAANGGNAAGTVADQKVVTENGVTILGYTDLAGRLAAQTSQLYGTNVVNLLKLLTPEKDGLLGLDFDDVVQRGITVVDARDGQAASITWPPPAVQVSAAPAAAPAAAVPAKEPKAPMTAGTKVGLVLGAIALFWLVNALAPTDDLRRHFTVLMLSVVIGYYVIGKVAHALHTPLMSVTNAISGVVVVGALVQVASDDKLVVGLSAVAILLASINVFGGFAVTRRMLAMFSKGA; translated from the coding sequence ATGCTGATCGGCATCCCGCGCGAGTCGAAACAGGGCGAAACCCTGGTCGCGGCGACCGCAAAGACCGTAACCCAACTGACCAACCTCGGCTACGACGTGATCGTCGAGTCGGGCGCCGGCGACCTCGCCGACCAGCCCGACAGCGCGTTCCTCGAGGCGGGCGTGCGGGTCGGGAGCACGCAGGAGGTGTGGGCCGCCGACGTCGTCGTGAAGGTCAACGCACCCTCCGACGAGGAGATCGGACGCCTGCGCCAGGGCGCGACGATCATCTCGATGATGGCGCCGGGCCGCAGCCCGGAGCTGCTGGAGCGGCTGCGTGCCCAGGGTGTGACCGCGCTGGCGATGGACGCGGTGCCGCGGATCTCGCGCGCGCAGTCGATGGACGTGCTGTCCTCGATGGCGAACGTCGCGGGCTACCGGGCGGTCGTCGAGGCGGCCCACGAGTTCGGCCGGATGTTCACCGGTCAGGTCACCGCCGCGGGCAAGATCCCGCCGGCCCGGGTCTTCGTGGTCGGCGCCGGTGTCGCCGGCCTGGCCGCGATCGGCGCGGCCTCGGCGATGGGTGCGATCGTGCGCGCGTTCGACGTGCGTCCCGAGGTCGCCGAGCAGGTCGAGTCGATGGGCGCGCAGTTCGTCCACGTCGAGATGGAGCAGGAGGTCTCCTCCGACGGCTACGCCAAGGAGATGTCCGAGGCCCAGGTCGCCGCGACCGCCGCGATGTACGACGAGGAGGCCCGAGCCGCCGACATCGTCATCACCACCGCGCTGATCCCCGGCCGCCCGGCCCCGTCGCTGCTCACCGCCGAGACCGTCGCCGCGATGAGGAACGGCTCGGTCATCGTCGACATGGCCGCCGCCAACGGCGGCAACGCCGCCGGCACCGTGGCCGACCAGAAGGTCGTCACCGAGAACGGCGTCACGATCCTCGGCTACACCGACCTCGCCGGCCGGCTGGCCGCGCAGACGTCGCAGCTGTACGGCACCAATGTCGTCAACCTGCTCAAGCTGCTGACCCCCGAGAAGGACGGCCTGCTGGGCCTGGACTTCGACGACGTCGTCCAGCGCGGCATCACGGTCGTCGACGCGCGCGACGGCCAGGCCGCGTCGATCACCTGGCCGCCCCCGGCGGTCCAGGTCTCGGCCGCGCCCGCGGCCGCCCCGGCGGCTGCCGTGCCCGCCAAGGAGCCGAAGGCGCCGATGACGGCCGGCACCAAGGTCGGCCTGGTGCTGGGCGCGATCGCGCTGTTCTGGCTGGTCAACGCGCTGGCCCCGACCGACGACCTGCGTCGCCACTTCACGGTGCTGATGCTGTCCGTCGTGATCGGCTACTACGTGATCGGCAAGGTCGCCCACGCGCTGCACACGCCCCTGATGTCGGTCACCAACGCCATCTCCGGCGTGGTCGTCGTCGGCGCACTGGTCCAGGTCGCGAGCGACGACAAGCTCGTCGTCGGCCTCTCCGCCGTGGCGATCCTGCTCGCCTCGATCAACGTCTTCGGCGGCTTCGCCGTGACCCGCCGCATGCTCGCCATGTTCAGCAAGGGAGCGTGA